Proteins encoded within one genomic window of Paraglaciecola psychrophila 170:
- a CDS encoding AI-2E family transporter produces the protein MQIKSQRSVKTLLIMASIVIILAGVKAASAIVVPFLLSVFIAMACSPIITWANQYKLPRAIAVVLVILIIVVFGLILAALVGQSMNEFSQNVPKYREQLVEEFAWVIGQLDKVNIIVNKEALISYLDPGAAMNMATNLLSSLGGVLTNFLLILLIVVFMLFEAESVPKKIHIALDDPNMKIQQIDKFLLSVKNYLAIKTLVSLGTGLIIGVWLYVLGVDHFLLWAVLAFLFNYIPNIGSIIAAVPAVLLAFVQLGPATAGFTALGFVVSNMVMGNVIEPRYMGRGLGLSTLVVFLSLIFWGWLLGTVGMLLSVPLTMIVKIALESSPDTRWVALLLASDSDEPVVHEGEALAESKEQ, from the coding sequence ATGCAAATTAAATCTCAAAGATCCGTCAAGACATTGTTAATAATGGCATCAATAGTGATTATATTGGCCGGCGTTAAAGCGGCTAGTGCGATAGTAGTACCTTTTTTACTGTCAGTGTTTATTGCTATGGCTTGCAGCCCTATCATTACTTGGGCAAACCAATATAAGTTGCCCAGAGCCATAGCGGTTGTACTGGTAATACTGATTATAGTGGTATTTGGATTGATTTTGGCTGCATTAGTGGGTCAATCGATGAATGAGTTTAGTCAAAACGTACCCAAATATAGAGAACAATTGGTCGAAGAGTTTGCTTGGGTGATCGGTCAGTTAGATAAAGTCAATATTATTGTTAACAAAGAAGCCTTGATTTCTTATCTGGACCCCGGTGCTGCAATGAACATGGCAACTAACTTGTTATCGAGTTTAGGCGGCGTGCTGACAAACTTTTTACTGATATTGCTGATCGTGGTGTTTATGTTGTTTGAGGCGGAATCAGTACCCAAAAAAATTCATATCGCTCTTGATGATCCCAACATGAAAATACAACAAATTGATAAATTTTTACTGTCAGTGAAAAACTACTTGGCGATTAAAACCCTGGTTAGTTTAGGCACTGGACTTATTATTGGCGTCTGGTTGTATGTACTGGGTGTTGATCACTTTTTACTTTGGGCAGTTTTAGCTTTTTTATTTAACTACATACCCAACATCGGCTCTATCATTGCCGCTGTACCCGCTGTGTTATTAGCTTTTGTACAATTGGGACCTGCTACTGCAGGTTTTACCGCATTGGGCTTTGTGGTGTCGAATATGGTGATGGGTAATGTTATCGAGCCACGTTATATGGGGCGAGGTTTAGGTCTATCTACTTTAGTGGTTTTTTTATCTTTAATTTTTTGGGGGTGGTTGTTAGGCACGGTAGGTATGTTGTTATCAGTACCTCTTACTATGATTGTTAAAATAGCTTTGGAATCTAGTCCAGATACTCGTTGGGTCGCGTTATTGTTAGCCAGTGATAGTGATGAACCTGTGGTTCATGAGGGTGAGGCTTTGGCTGAGAGTAAAGAACAGTAG